The genomic window AGAATTAGGGGTAGAACCTAAACTTGAAGCTGCTGAGAAATTTAGAGTTAAGTTTCATAAGACTGTTTATGATTGGGCGAAACAAGCATTGGATGGGCAACCTAATTTGATCGGCTTAAGTATCCTTTATCATGGTATGCTGGTACCTTCACTTGCCTTGGCAATGGAGATTAACAATCTTAGTCCAGATACAGTGATTATTTTAGGAGGCCCTTTTGCCCTTCCATCTAATCACGCTTTATTATCTCATGTGTTACAACATAAATCAGTTAGTGGAATATTACAGGGAGAAGGGGAACAGGCTATTTTGGACATTGTTGAGGCAATAGAAAAGTCGCAACCAATATCAAATGTCCCAGGAATGTGGACTAAGCAGGGAGAGCGAGTTGTAGTTACACCAACCAGAACTCAACTTGACCCTAATGAATTGCCTCTTGCAGATTTTAGCGATTTTGACCTAAAAAAATATTTCCAATATCGCCTGTTAGGCGCATTTCCTATATTAGGAAGCCGTGGGTGTATACGTCGTTGCACATTTTGCAATTCTCGTAAACATCATCCGCACTTTGGTCAGAGATCTGTTGAACATCTTCTGAAAGAAATTGAGAGAGATATAAAGGAATACGATATCAAGGAAATTGTATTTGCTGATAATCTTATTAATGGAAACCCTCCTGTATTCAAAAATATATGTCGAGCTTTAATAGGTGCAAAGTTTGGAATTAGAATTTATGGATTTTTAGCTTTATTACCTTCGGTTGACGAAGAAATGCTGGATTTGATGCAGGATGCAGGTTTTTCTGGTATCCTTTTAGCGTTGGAAACTCCTTCTACAAGAGTTCTAAAAGACATGGGAAAATTTCTACCTCGAGAAGAAATTGTAAGAATTATACGAGGTTCAGTAGATAGGCAAATAAAGCCTATTATCTATTTAATGCATAGTTTTCCTTCAGAAAGAGAAGAAGATTTTTTACAACTTCTTCATTTTGTTGATGATTATAACCCTTCTGACTTTTTAGAAGTGGCAACTTGGCCTTTCCGTCTATCTCAAATTCAACCTGGCGAGCTTGATATGGATTTTGTTCGTCGTTTTAACATTGAATTGCTTGATGGTTATGGATATGACCAACACGACGCACGAGTTGCTTTTGGACGAGAACCTCGCTGGCAAAGCAAGTGGGTCAATGATGATATTAAAAAAGAGAGGCATTTACGCATAGCTAAGCATCTACAAGAATGGTACATTAAGGGTCAGACATTAAAGGCCTAGCGACCGAAAATGCTGTAAAGGTTATGGATGCGATCTTCACGTTGGTTCATTCCTTATAATGTTTTACTCTTCATATTCTAAAATTAAGGTGTCCGC from Candidatus Methylarchaceae archaeon HK02M2 includes these protein-coding regions:
- a CDS encoding B12-binding domain-containing radical SAM protein, which produces MQTKWAPPIGIAHLAGSLKAHGIHAHCIDLNPDYAHGAWISTEELGVEPKLEAAEKFRVKFHKTVYDWAKQALDGQPNLIGLSILYHGMLVPSLALAMEINNLSPDTVIILGGPFALPSNHALLSHVLQHKSVSGILQGEGEQAILDIVEAIEKSQPISNVPGMWTKQGERVVVTPTRTQLDPNELPLADFSDFDLKKYFQYRLLGAFPILGSRGCIRRCTFCNSRKHHPHFGQRSVEHLLKEIERDIKEYDIKEIVFADNLINGNPPVFKNICRALIGAKFGIRIYGFLALLPSVDEEMLDLMQDAGFSGILLALETPSTRVLKDMGKFLPREEIVRIIRGSVDRQIKPIIYLMHSFPSEREEDFLQLLHFVDDYNPSDFLEVATWPFRLSQIQPGELDMDFVRRFNIELLDGYGYDQHDARVAFGREPRWQSKWVNDDIKKERHLRIAKHLQEWYIKGQTLKA